One Rossellomorea aquimaris DNA window includes the following coding sequences:
- a CDS encoding DUF6449 domain-containing protein has translation MPSKTSWINKEVIIQSFRNVGWVGIVYFIGLLFSLPVDVIGKLSNDNQPYPIAIYENLFKMQYPIQMGLMLFVPVILSLFLFRYLHVKQAADFMHSIPLTRSKLFYHFTITGFVILITPIVLNTAILLSLYSLTDLHQFIDVQDIFIWCGITILMNILLFTAATFMAMITGLTAVQGVMTYILLLLPAGMFMLVCFSLKNLLYGFPEDYFFNIQIEQYSPIIKAVYLENKIFSGIDVALFIAITLLLYVLSYVLYKTRKVEAASLAIVFPVLRPLFKYGVAFCFMLVGGMYFNGIYQETGWTLFGYFIGSFIGYYLAEMVLQKHWRVFRHWKGFAGFAVVISLIGLFIQFDLFQYEKKIPELEAVEKVHVSPSYYSLTDNIETLIEEPFISDAKTIEAVLDLHEEIVNNQGQNEFPPDDSEQIFFYYKMKDGSKLVRNYQVNIDEFKSQYASLYEMKNYKETTEQIFAVDSSKVDKLSIYADLGNRQNISIVDPEQINEAIGILKEETYNDTFEDRDRVNLYNVELLLSENQWIHVGVRNDDKKFESWLQENGYLEDIRVTASDVEWMYVIDQGRYRNVLFNVMDQDSAALQLKKENKGIEIADSKQVEAIMDQLVYNQLTNEYMVIIKYKTHGNVEVRGLKAEDTPSFLKNKTDN, from the coding sequence ATGCCATCCAAAACATCATGGATCAATAAGGAAGTCATCATTCAAAGCTTTCGGAATGTTGGGTGGGTAGGGATCGTTTATTTTATCGGACTTCTCTTTTCTCTGCCGGTTGACGTTATCGGTAAACTATCTAACGACAATCAGCCCTATCCGATTGCCATTTACGAAAACCTATTTAAAATGCAATACCCGATCCAAATGGGCTTGATGCTGTTCGTTCCAGTCATCCTATCCCTTTTCCTTTTTCGTTATTTACATGTAAAACAGGCTGCAGACTTCATGCATAGCATCCCTCTGACACGCAGCAAATTATTTTACCATTTTACCATTACAGGATTTGTCATTCTCATCACGCCGATTGTACTGAATACAGCGATTTTACTTTCCCTTTATTCATTAACGGATCTTCATCAATTTATTGATGTTCAAGACATTTTCATCTGGTGCGGCATCACGATCCTTATGAACATCCTTTTGTTCACAGCCGCTACCTTTATGGCCATGATAACGGGACTGACAGCTGTACAGGGGGTAATGACATACATCCTGCTCTTATTACCGGCTGGAATGTTTATGCTTGTATGCTTTAGCTTGAAAAATCTATTATATGGATTTCCAGAGGATTATTTTTTCAATATCCAAATTGAACAGTATTCCCCAATCATCAAGGCCGTATACCTTGAGAATAAAATCTTTTCCGGAATAGATGTAGCACTGTTCATAGCTATCACTCTCCTACTCTATGTTTTATCGTATGTATTGTATAAAACGAGAAAAGTAGAAGCAGCATCACTTGCCATTGTATTTCCTGTCCTCCGACCCCTATTCAAATATGGAGTCGCTTTCTGTTTCATGCTGGTTGGCGGCATGTACTTTAATGGAATCTATCAAGAGACGGGATGGACCTTATTCGGCTATTTTATAGGTTCATTCATCGGCTATTACCTTGCAGAAATGGTTTTACAAAAACATTGGAGAGTGTTCCGTCATTGGAAGGGCTTTGCCGGGTTTGCCGTGGTCATCTCGCTTATCGGTTTATTCATTCAGTTCGATTTATTTCAATATGAAAAGAAGATTCCTGAATTGGAAGCTGTAGAAAAAGTGCATGTAAGCCCAAGCTATTATTCCTTGACGGATAATATAGAAACTCTCATTGAAGAACCATTTATAAGCGACGCTAAAACAATTGAAGCGGTTCTGGACCTTCATGAAGAAATCGTTAACAACCAAGGTCAGAATGAATTTCCCCCTGACGACAGCGAGCAGATCTTTTTCTATTACAAGATGAAAGATGGCAGTAAGCTGGTGAGGAACTATCAAGTGAATATAGACGAATTCAAATCCCAGTATGCTTCACTTTACGAAATGAAAAATTATAAAGAAACGACGGAGCAGATCTTCGCCGTTGATTCAAGCAAGGTAGACAAACTATCGATTTATGCTGACTTGGGGAATAGACAGAATATAAGCATTGTCGACCCAGAACAAATCAATGAAGCCATAGGGATTTTAAAAGAAGAAACCTATAATGATACGTTTGAAGATCGCGACAGAGTGAACCTCTATAACGTAGAATTGCTTCTTTCAGAGAATCAATGGATACATGTCGGGGTACGTAATGACGATAAGAAATTCGAATCCTGGCTACAGGAGAATGGATACCTTGAAGATATTAGGGTGACTGCATCTGACGTTGAGTGGATGTACGTGATAGATCAAGGGCGTTACCGTAACGTTCTGTTCAACGTCATGGATCAAGATTCCGCAGCCCTACAGTTAAAGAAAGAAAACAAAGGGATTGAAATAGCGGATTCCAAACAAGTAGAAGCCATCATGGATCAACTCGTATACAATCAGTTGACCAATGAATATATGGTGATCATCAAGTATAAAACACACGGAAATGTAGAAGTGCGAGGCTTAAAAGCTGAAGACACGCCTTCATTCCTGAAGAATAAAACGGACAATTGA
- a CDS encoding STAS domain-containing protein, whose translation MDTHSSDLYEYLVDHALDFTEDWLKFQNIKSGSHYSPDSPPEVHNKIKEQNSNYVKIIAKCLLLSQEESKELIYNWTSQTAADRSKSSTTLDEVVRNSGVFRRVYWTYVEKFVEESNVNIQLKEVFEWERKINFALDYVLETFTSTFLSILMNRLQAQSTLIKELSTPVISLTSEVGLLPIIGDIDTTRARTILEATLQQSADAHLSMLIIDLSGVVLVDTMVAQQIFHLIDALNLLGVKSVITGIRPEVAQTAIHLGLDFSNIHTENSLERIIADVIQENSGFLQV comes from the coding sequence ATGGATACACATTCGTCTGATTTATATGAATACTTAGTTGATCATGCCTTAGATTTCACTGAAGACTGGTTGAAGTTCCAGAATATTAAATCCGGATCTCACTATTCGCCTGATTCTCCTCCAGAGGTACACAACAAAATAAAAGAACAAAACTCTAATTATGTGAAGATCATTGCCAAGTGTCTGTTACTTTCTCAAGAAGAGTCAAAGGAATTGATTTATAACTGGACTTCACAAACAGCTGCAGATCGAAGTAAATCCAGTACGACTCTCGATGAGGTTGTACGTAACTCAGGTGTGTTCAGAAGAGTGTATTGGACGTATGTCGAAAAGTTTGTGGAAGAATCGAACGTAAACATCCAGTTGAAAGAAGTATTCGAGTGGGAACGAAAGATCAATTTCGCATTGGATTATGTGTTAGAAACGTTCACTTCCACGTTCCTGAGCATATTAATGAATCGACTTCAAGCACAGTCTACCCTGATTAAAGAATTAAGTACACCGGTCATTTCTTTAACTTCAGAGGTTGGACTTCTGCCTATCATTGGAGATATTGATACGACACGTGCCCGTACGATACTAGAAGCAACCCTTCAACAAAGTGCCGATGCCCATTTATCCATGTTGATCATCGACTTATCAGGTGTGGTATTGGTTGATACCATGGTCGCTCAGCAAATCTTCCACCTCATCGATGCCTTAAATCTACTTGGAGTGAAGAGTGTCATCACCGGGATTCGTCCGGAAGTAGCTCAGACAGCCATCCATTTAGGATTGGATTTCTCCAATATCCATACTGAAAATTCACTCGAGCGAATCATTGCCGATGTAATTCAGGAAAATAGCGGATTTTTGCAGGTGTAG
- the pxpB gene encoding 5-oxoprolinase subunit PxpB, producing the protein MNYSLRPLGDHAIVIQLGNSIQQETHEMVKVVSTFFETRTIEWLVEIIPAFTTVTLYYDPIKIIESHKPFQNTLPYKIVCSEIEYMLSQLTIGEQSDSRIVDIPVCYGGEFGPDLEEVANHNHISTEEVIAKHSNGDYLVYMIGFAPGFPYIGGMSPDIATPRRESPRLKIPAGSVGIAGEQTGVYPIETPGGWQLIGRTPLKLFKPNNDDSPSLLKAGDRIRFNPISFEEYKALEEEQ; encoded by the coding sequence TTGAATTATTCGTTAAGACCCTTAGGCGATCATGCCATCGTTATACAATTAGGGAACTCAATTCAGCAAGAAACACACGAAATGGTTAAAGTCGTCTCGACCTTTTTCGAAACCCGGACAATCGAATGGCTTGTGGAAATCATCCCGGCATTTACAACCGTCACACTTTATTACGATCCAATCAAAATCATTGAATCTCACAAACCTTTTCAGAATACATTACCGTACAAGATTGTCTGTTCAGAAATTGAATATATGCTTTCCCAACTTACAATCGGTGAACAATCAGATTCGCGAATCGTCGACATCCCCGTTTGCTACGGTGGAGAATTTGGACCAGACCTTGAAGAAGTAGCGAACCACAATCACATCTCTACTGAAGAAGTCATCGCGAAACATTCCAATGGTGACTACCTCGTATACATGATTGGATTCGCCCCGGGATTCCCTTATATCGGAGGAATGTCCCCGGATATTGCGACACCGAGAAGAGAATCACCCCGCCTCAAGATCCCGGCAGGCTCAGTTGGGATTGCTGGAGAACAAACAGGCGTTTACCCGATTGAAACACCCGGGGGATGGCAGCTGATTGGCCGTACCCCCTTAAAATTATTCAAACCAAATAACGACGATTCACCAAGCTTACTAAAAGCAGGAGATCGAATTCGTTTCAACCCCATTTCATTTGAAGAATATAAAGCATTGGAGGAGGAACAATGA
- a CDS encoding GTP-binding protein, with protein sequence MTEEKLLMEKSFYGTFLVDYDTNRHPIEVLGQAFVEEQQNEPYDLTFIRYAQGEVYFHSKDYEAAIFKWESIQNELEPWAKKNIADSYYELGLLSSAEDVYTAIQTESTILTLEISLQLFSLYIERNKIQSAYRTIDKALTIDPDYPNVTELARAFYEEQEDWNKAVELAVQESIRTQDPAWFMILREYGDQGYTTSFAPTYFYDLLIAVYEKDRKQFKDLVSSLWTSYRSNPIAHIEWMLTVNTIFEYVEILPNESWEDILSQFQEAYVGFLEGNYLVKDLEGFMPSMLSNWLKVSREHQPLFPAAAVLAWNDVFSYSIEQMVTDEAEMILLEGDSYQARFEDIILFLNKIIDWSDRNDASVGYKTKWIAEQLMDLSEHHLLIAGSGSSGKSSFVQSVLGESVGEAEDSTIIYSYHDQQVEVKEIHDHGVHRVESIADFEELMQREAFVEYKLPSEFLKKNRSAIIDVQTGQRHLDDLTAFYPVADGLLYVLNADAPFNAEDRQTLRKLTEIGQPVNVHFLLNKMDKVSHSDRTEEIIETARNKAREWFPDAEVLPYSSLEAVHLQRQDVQAFLKKQYMVNGNVLKAERGAKLFYLVRKTLRDLYSKRKNRENELKDTIEKNEDILTRLNGFENYLGDMQSDKVSVIKDSYHKKKEAMKKEISEKIPGILSGCSDLISEESDFKQIHTELNEAMNSRIQGYIQDDLMPRYVKSLEEWLAFSKQELQDSQNYLNEMSETFNELFGKDKVVLQCDFQVLDDWRRDVSRMGTRAQVDKENILLRFKPAQFLLKSAGKLLGVLPQNKSLLYNQYKRYLENEDYQDITASVVNKFFLQFDLFEKSLQQDVHSFFAEPFKQLDVTIKDTETDIASDKETLKKMKANPERYFDPITLFEVKLLQHEYMVKASYKASHHYS encoded by the coding sequence ATGACAGAAGAAAAATTACTAATGGAAAAGTCATTCTATGGAACTTTTTTAGTAGACTATGACACGAACCGTCATCCAATTGAAGTGCTCGGTCAAGCTTTTGTAGAAGAGCAGCAAAATGAGCCGTATGATTTAACGTTCATTCGCTATGCTCAGGGTGAAGTCTATTTTCATAGCAAGGACTATGAAGCGGCTATTTTCAAATGGGAAAGCATCCAGAACGAATTAGAACCTTGGGCAAAGAAGAATATCGCGGATTCTTACTATGAGCTTGGGTTGTTATCGTCAGCGGAGGATGTCTATACAGCTATCCAAACGGAAAGCACGATTTTAACGCTGGAAATATCCCTGCAGCTATTCTCTCTTTATATCGAACGAAATAAGATTCAGTCAGCTTATCGTACAATCGATAAAGCCTTGACAATCGATCCGGATTATCCCAATGTAACTGAACTGGCCCGGGCTTTTTATGAAGAACAAGAGGACTGGAATAAAGCCGTGGAACTCGCGGTTCAGGAATCGATCCGGACCCAGGATCCTGCTTGGTTCATGATTCTGAGGGAATATGGGGATCAAGGTTACACAACATCCTTTGCGCCTACCTATTTCTACGATCTATTGATTGCGGTTTATGAAAAGGATCGTAAACAATTCAAGGACCTTGTGTCTTCTCTATGGACAAGTTACAGAAGCAATCCAATCGCCCATATTGAATGGATGCTGACGGTCAATACAATCTTTGAATATGTAGAAATACTCCCGAACGAATCATGGGAGGACATCCTATCCCAATTCCAGGAAGCATACGTAGGATTCCTTGAAGGCAACTACTTAGTGAAAGACCTGGAAGGCTTTATGCCAAGCATGCTGAGCAATTGGCTGAAAGTGAGCAGGGAACATCAACCACTTTTCCCGGCAGCTGCCGTTTTAGCCTGGAACGATGTCTTTTCGTACAGCATTGAACAGATGGTGACGGATGAGGCGGAAATGATCCTGCTTGAAGGAGATTCCTATCAAGCACGCTTTGAAGACATTATTCTGTTCTTAAATAAAATTATTGATTGGTCAGACCGAAATGATGCTTCTGTAGGTTATAAAACAAAATGGATTGCGGAGCAGTTAATGGATCTGAGTGAACACCACTTATTAATCGCAGGGAGTGGCTCAAGCGGAAAATCTTCCTTCGTTCAATCCGTTTTGGGTGAGAGCGTCGGTGAGGCTGAAGACTCCACCATCATTTATAGCTATCATGATCAGCAGGTAGAAGTGAAGGAGATTCACGACCATGGAGTTCACAGAGTAGAGAGCATAGCTGATTTTGAAGAGCTGATGCAAAGAGAAGCATTCGTAGAATACAAGCTCCCGTCTGAGTTTCTTAAGAAAAATAGAAGTGCCATCATTGACGTTCAAACCGGCCAAAGGCATCTGGATGATCTAACGGCCTTTTATCCTGTAGCTGATGGATTACTGTATGTCTTGAATGCCGATGCCCCGTTTAATGCAGAGGACAGACAAACCTTAAGAAAACTAACGGAAATCGGACAGCCTGTGAACGTACATTTCTTATTAAACAAGATGGACAAAGTATCTCATTCTGACCGTACAGAAGAGATCATTGAAACAGCCCGAAACAAAGCCCGGGAATGGTTCCCGGACGCAGAGGTGTTGCCATATTCATCCCTGGAAGCCGTTCATCTGCAGCGCCAGGATGTTCAGGCCTTCCTAAAAAAACAGTATATGGTGAATGGAAATGTGCTCAAAGCGGAACGTGGAGCCAAATTATTTTACCTGGTCAGAAAAACATTAAGAGATCTTTACTCAAAACGTAAGAATCGTGAAAATGAGTTGAAAGACACAATCGAGAAGAATGAAGATATCCTGACGCGTTTGAACGGCTTTGAAAACTACTTGGGTGACATGCAGAGCGATAAGGTATCAGTCATTAAGGATTCTTACCATAAAAAGAAAGAAGCGATGAAGAAGGAAATCTCTGAGAAAATTCCCGGTATCCTTAGCGGCTGCTCTGATCTGATCAGCGAAGAAAGTGATTTCAAACAGATCCATACAGAGTTAAATGAAGCGATGAATTCGCGGATTCAAGGGTATATCCAAGATGATCTCATGCCCCGTTATGTCAAATCTCTCGAGGAATGGCTTGCCTTTTCAAAGCAGGAGCTTCAAGACAGCCAGAACTACTTAAATGAGATGAGTGAAACCTTTAACGAGTTATTCGGCAAGGATAAAGTCGTTTTACAATGTGATTTCCAAGTATTGGACGACTGGCGCCGGGATGTAAGCAGAATGGGGACGAGAGCCCAGGTTGATAAAGAGAATATTCTATTGCGCTTTAAACCGGCTCAGTTCCTATTAAAGAGTGCCGGGAAGCTGTTAGGCGTATTACCTCAGAATAAGTCGTTACTCTACAACCAATATAAGCGTTATTTAGAGAACGAAGATTATCAGGATATCACGGCATCTGTCGTTAATAAATTCTTCCTTCAGTTTGATTTGTTTGAAAAATCACTGCAGCAGGATGTTCACTCTTTCTTCGCAGAGCCATTTAAACAACTGGACGTCACGATTAAAGATACAGAAACAGATATTGCAAGCGACAAAGAAACGTTAAAGAAAATGAAAGCAAACCCGGAGCGATATTTCGACCCGATCACTTTATTCGAAGTGAAACTGCTTCAACATGAATATATGGTGAAAGCGAGTTATAAAGCTTCTCATCATTATTCTTAA
- a CDS encoding amino acid ABC transporter ATP-binding protein, whose amino-acid sequence MIKAVNLKKSFGELEVLKDINVTIEPQEVVVVIGPSGSGKSTFLRCLNLLESITDGHVYIKDRDITSKQTDINKVRTDVGMVFQQFNLFPHKTVIQNIMLSPMKVRKWQKDKAEQKALELLEKVGLSEKAYVYPDSLSGGQKQRVAIARALAMEPEIMLFDEPTSALDPEMVGEVLEVMKQLAKEGMTMVVVTHEMGFAREVGDRVIFMDGGYIVEENLPSELFGNPKHERTQAFLSKVL is encoded by the coding sequence ATGATTAAAGCAGTGAATCTTAAGAAGTCCTTTGGAGAATTAGAAGTATTGAAAGATATTAACGTCACGATAGAACCACAGGAAGTGGTCGTTGTTATAGGGCCTTCAGGTTCAGGGAAATCAACGTTCCTTCGTTGTTTGAACCTTTTAGAATCGATTACCGATGGACATGTCTATATTAAGGATCGGGACATCACGTCCAAGCAAACAGACATCAATAAGGTCCGAACCGATGTAGGAATGGTTTTTCAACAATTTAATCTGTTCCCTCATAAGACGGTGATCCAGAACATTATGCTCTCACCGATGAAGGTAAGGAAGTGGCAAAAGGATAAAGCGGAGCAGAAGGCATTGGAACTACTTGAAAAGGTGGGGCTGTCTGAAAAGGCTTATGTGTACCCGGACTCCTTATCAGGAGGGCAGAAGCAGCGGGTCGCCATAGCAAGGGCACTTGCAATGGAGCCTGAAATCATGTTGTTCGATGAGCCCACTTCAGCCCTTGATCCTGAAATGGTAGGAGAGGTGCTGGAGGTAATGAAACAACTGGCCAAGGAAGGTATGACCATGGTTGTCGTAACCCATGAAATGGGATTTGCCAGAGAAGTAGGGGACCGTGTCATCTTTATGGACGGCGGGTATATCGTGGAAGAAAACCTGCCCTCTGAGCTCTTTGGTAATCCGAAACATGAACGAACTCAAGCGTTTTTAAGTAAGGTACTATAA
- a CDS encoding RNA polymerase sigma factor, which translates to MDTLQMQTSPLTLEEMYGQFHKLIYHIAYTITKDAHLSQDIVQETFLKAYIKMDTLLDVTKTKPWLTSIARCTAIDFIRKESKRNEVYMEDDEDVQSIQDNNPLEMEIEAQFLKSSIQENIKRLPLSQQEVMSLKVTQDLSDGEIALKLNLSPSTVKTRFHRARKQLYSIVYAKHTA; encoded by the coding sequence ATGGACACATTACAGATGCAAACATCTCCTCTCACATTAGAGGAGATGTATGGACAATTTCATAAACTGATCTATCATATCGCTTATACGATTACAAAGGACGCTCATCTATCACAGGATATCGTTCAGGAAACCTTTCTCAAGGCCTACATCAAGATGGATACATTACTCGATGTGACGAAAACGAAGCCCTGGCTCACTTCTATCGCAAGATGTACAGCAATCGATTTCATTCGAAAAGAGTCGAAGCGCAATGAAGTCTATATGGAAGATGATGAAGATGTTCAATCAATACAGGATAATAACCCTCTGGAAATGGAAATTGAAGCGCAGTTCCTTAAGAGCAGCATCCAGGAAAATATTAAGAGGCTGCCACTGTCTCAGCAGGAAGTCATGTCATTGAAAGTGACACAGGATCTCAGTGATGGGGAGATTGCTTTAAAACTGAACCTCTCTCCTTCCACCGTCAAAACACGTTTTCACCGGGCAAGAAAACAACTGTACTCGATCGTTTATGCAAAACATACCGCATAG
- a CDS encoding basic amino acid ABC transporter substrate-binding protein: MIGMAAIMTACGSEEASGDKKEKLVVGTDAAFAPFEYMDKGEIVGFDIDFLEAVMKEAGYEYEVKNIGWDPLFAAVQGGKEVDMGISGITINDDRKETFDFSNPYFESTHMIMFGEGVDIKSAEDLKGLKIGVQNGTTGQAAAEKIVGQNSPDISKYENNVVAITALKQGQVDAVVTDNTVVNEYVKNNPDDNFNTVEDPENFESEFYGLMFPKDSELKSEFDKAVKEVIENGTYAEIYKEWFGTEPNTDALLEQAE, encoded by the coding sequence ATGATTGGAATGGCAGCAATCATGACTGCCTGTGGAAGTGAAGAAGCAAGCGGAGATAAAAAAGAAAAGCTTGTAGTGGGAACCGATGCAGCCTTTGCTCCATTTGAATATATGGATAAAGGGGAAATTGTCGGGTTTGATATTGACTTTTTAGAGGCCGTCATGAAAGAAGCCGGTTATGAGTACGAAGTGAAGAACATTGGATGGGATCCGTTATTTGCAGCGGTTCAAGGCGGCAAGGAAGTCGATATGGGGATTTCCGGGATCACCATCAATGATGATCGTAAAGAAACGTTTGATTTTTCCAATCCTTACTTTGAATCTACTCACATGATCATGTTTGGCGAAGGTGTCGATATTAAAAGTGCCGAGGACCTGAAAGGGCTGAAGATCGGGGTTCAAAACGGAACGACCGGACAGGCGGCAGCAGAGAAAATAGTTGGGCAGAACAGCCCTGATATCTCTAAATACGAAAACAATGTAGTAGCCATTACGGCATTAAAGCAAGGTCAAGTCGATGCTGTTGTAACCGATAATACTGTTGTAAATGAATATGTGAAAAACAATCCGGATGACAATTTCAATACAGTAGAAGATCCGGAAAACTTCGAGTCTGAATTTTATGGCTTAATGTTTCCGAAAGACAGTGAGTTGAAGTCTGAATTTGATAAAGCGGTAAAAGAAGTGATTGAAAATGGAACATATGCTGAAATTTATAAAGAATGGTTTGGTACAGAACCGAACACTGACGCTTTATTAGAACAAGCAGAATAA
- a CDS encoding MFS transporter, producing MDKVKDPLWTRSFIMLMVGNLFVFMSFQMLIPTLPPYIKSIGASGLEIGLVTTLFSVGAVLSRPFIGFMLEYRDRKPLVLIGGISLLLITVIYPLSSVVFIFLLFRFVHGLAWGWSTTVNGTAAVDVVPKSRLGEGMGYYGLSITIGMIIAPSLGIYLFQVTTFTNLIITSSALGVIAVILLGVVHYRTPQVVKETKKEDLKFSYLGSLVEKSSWFPAFITIMVTFGYGSIVTFIVIFGEERGIQHIFLFYLCNAIMASLSRPIAGKWFDERGPKGLVLFCIVITFIGMWVLSYAHSDFLIIVSGILFGVGFGSLIPTLQSWTLSLTPDNRRGVANGMFFSSIDLGIGLSGLVFGVLAQYVETGVLFQISSLFLLIALVVAILEGRKQKKFVHQTSA from the coding sequence ATGGATAAGGTAAAGGATCCTTTATGGACGAGGTCTTTTATTATGCTGATGGTAGGAAACTTGTTTGTGTTTATGTCGTTTCAAATGCTGATACCGACGCTTCCGCCTTATATAAAGTCGATCGGGGCTTCAGGTTTGGAAATTGGATTAGTGACGACGTTATTTTCGGTAGGTGCAGTGTTAAGTAGGCCTTTCATTGGGTTTATGTTGGAGTATAGGGACAGGAAACCTCTCGTTCTAATAGGCGGGATCTCGTTATTATTGATTACGGTGATTTATCCATTGTCCAGTGTGGTATTCATCTTTCTTTTATTCAGGTTTGTACACGGATTGGCTTGGGGATGGTCCACAACGGTGAATGGGACGGCAGCCGTGGATGTAGTGCCGAAATCACGCTTAGGTGAAGGGATGGGGTATTACGGATTGTCGATTACGATAGGAATGATTATAGCTCCGAGTCTAGGAATTTATTTATTCCAGGTTACGACGTTCACGAACCTGATCATTACTTCCAGTGCACTGGGTGTCATTGCGGTTATCTTGTTAGGAGTCGTTCATTACCGTACACCTCAAGTCGTCAAAGAAACGAAAAAAGAAGACTTGAAGTTTTCATACCTGGGTTCATTAGTTGAAAAATCCAGCTGGTTTCCAGCGTTCATTACGATTATGGTGACCTTTGGTTACGGGTCGATCGTAACCTTTATCGTCATCTTTGGAGAAGAACGTGGAATCCAGCATATCTTCTTGTTTTATTTATGTAATGCGATCATGGCCTCCTTATCAAGACCGATTGCAGGGAAATGGTTTGATGAACGCGGACCTAAGGGTCTTGTTCTCTTTTGTATCGTGATTACCTTTATCGGTATGTGGGTATTATCCTACGCTCATTCTGATTTCCTCATCATCGTATCAGGTATTTTGTTTGGAGTTGGATTTGGATCTCTTATTCCAACTCTCCAATCCTGGACTTTGTCATTAACCCCTGACAATAGAAGGGGAGTAGCCAATGGGATGTTTTTCTCTTCCATTGATCTTGGGATCGGCTTAAGCGGATTAGTATTCGGGGTGCTTGCTCAATATGTTGAGACGGGTGTCTTATTCCAGATCTCAAGCTTGTTCCTGCTCATTGCTTTAGTTGTAGCGATACTGGAAGGGCGCAAACAAAAAAAGTTTGTTCACCAGACATCCGCCTAG
- a CDS encoding amino acid ABC transporter permease, with protein MDFRWDIIGEYLPFFLKGALLTIGLSVGAIFLGLIFGLLMGIFRISPYLLVRTPFIWYINFFRGTPLFVQILLIHFGVMPMIMSEINPAVSALVALSLNATAYIAEIFRGGIQSIDRGQMEAARSLGMTNIQAMRHIIIPQAFKRMIPPLGNEFIVLLKDSSLAAVIAAPELMYWGRAMQGQYYRVWEPYLAVAIIYLILTLSLTYLLNYIERRMATE; from the coding sequence CTGGATTTCAGATGGGACATTATTGGGGAATACTTACCTTTTTTTCTAAAGGGAGCACTATTAACAATCGGTTTATCGGTGGGAGCCATCTTTTTGGGCTTGATCTTCGGGCTGCTGATGGGGATATTCAGAATTTCCCCCTACCTCCTCGTTCGAACACCTTTCATTTGGTACATAAATTTTTTTAGAGGAACGCCATTATTCGTGCAGATTCTACTCATACACTTTGGTGTGATGCCAATGATTATGTCGGAAATTAATCCGGCTGTGTCTGCATTAGTGGCACTATCGTTGAATGCCACAGCGTATATCGCCGAAATCTTCCGAGGGGGCATTCAATCCATTGACCGGGGGCAGATGGAAGCGGCCAGATCTTTGGGGATGACCAATATCCAGGCGATGAGGCATATCATTATCCCTCAAGCATTTAAGCGGATGATTCCACCACTTGGAAATGAGTTTATCGTGTTACTGAAAGACTCTTCACTGGCAGCGGTCATTGCCGCTCCAGAGCTTATGTACTGGGGCCGGGCCATGCAGGGGCAATATTATCGTGTATGGGAACCGTACCTGGCAGTCGCTATTATATATTTAATCCTTACTCTATCTCTTACGTATCTACTAAACTATATTGAGCGGAGGATGGCAACCGAATGA